A genomic segment from Gammaproteobacteria bacterium encodes:
- a CDS encoding pyridoxamine 5'-phosphate oxidase family protein codes for MPTSAYHDGMRRLQDARETRALADRLEQVTMRSAFTEEDKAFISRCRMFFIATADAAGQPDCSYKGGVAGFVRVVDEHTLAIPDYDGNGQYRTWGNLLVNPRVGLLFIDFEKPTRLRVNGTASISADDPLMSELPGAVFVVRLRAERIFPNCPRYIHKMQLVEESVYSPRPGHTPPVPAWKTFDVFKDALPARDRERPK; via the coding sequence ATGCCGACTTCCGCCTACCACGACGGCATGCGTCGGCTCCAGGACGCCCGCGAAACCCGCGCCCTCGCCGATCGCCTCGAACAGGTGACGATGCGCAGCGCGTTCACCGAGGAAGACAAGGCCTTCATCTCGCGCTGCCGCATGTTCTTCATCGCCACGGCCGATGCCGCCGGCCAGCCCGACTGCTCGTACAAGGGCGGCGTCGCGGGTTTCGTGCGCGTCGTCGACGAGCACACGCTCGCGATTCCGGACTACGACGGCAACGGCCAGTACCGCACCTGGGGCAACTTGCTGGTGAACCCGCGCGTCGGCCTGCTGTTCATCGATTTCGAAAAGCCGACGCGTTTGCGCGTCAACGGCACGGCGAGCATCAGCGCCGACGATCCGCTCATGAGCGAGCTGCCCGGCGCCGTGTTCGTCGTGCGCCTCCGCGCCGAGCGCATTTTTCCGAACTGCCCGCGCTACATCCACAAGATGCAGCTCGTAGAGGAGTCGGTTTACTCGCCGCGTCCCGGCCACACGCCGCCCGTGCCTGCGTGGAAGACGTTCGACGTGTTCAAGGATGCGCTGCCGGCGAGGGACCGCGAGCGGCCGAAGTGA
- a CDS encoding transcriptional regulator, protein MEAPEAFEQVIAADKLVHEPARLAVLTALSACESADFVFLQRLTGLQSGNLSQHLAKLEQAGLITLSKGFAGKYPQTTARITAAGRKAIDEHWARLEALKKAAARWARRSGS, encoded by the coding sequence ATGGAAGCGCCCGAGGCTTTCGAACAGGTCATCGCCGCCGACAAGCTCGTGCACGAGCCGGCGCGGCTCGCGGTGCTGACCGCGCTCTCGGCGTGCGAGTCCGCGGATTTCGTGTTTCTGCAGCGGCTGACGGGCCTGCAATCGGGCAATCTGTCGCAACACCTTGCGAAGCTCGAGCAGGCCGGGCTCATCACGCTCTCGAAGGGATTCGCCGGCAAGTACCCGCAAACGACGGCGCGGATCACCGCTGCGGGCCGCAAGGCGATCGACGAGCACTGGGCTCGCCTCGAGGCGCTGAAGAAGGCGGCGGCGAGGTGGGCGCGACGCTCCGGCTCGTGA
- a CDS encoding DUF3500 domain-containing protein — MRTRAGFLACTVLAASAVWAAAFDDIAGEMADRAAQFLAALDGPSREQATFAFTDDERLNWHFTPVERQGLPYQQLARGERRLADRLLATALSREGLDKAFGIMYLDQILFERERRDIRDPDRYFVSIFGEPGAHGAWGWRIEGHHLSLNVTLNEGRLVSTSPAFMGSNPAIVRDGPHAGMEVLADEQRLGRELLAMFQGEARERVIFRAESPRDIFTSNSRRVDIGSPVGLAVRDMMPEQADALMALIRVYLGRMRQEIADAQLQKIMQADVGAIHFAWAGSAQPGQPHYYRIHGPTFLIEYDNTQNDANHIHSVWRDLTNDFGYDVLGEHYTTSHVL, encoded by the coding sequence ATGAGGACGAGAGCGGGCTTCTTGGCGTGCACGGTTCTGGCGGCGAGCGCGGTGTGGGCGGCCGCATTCGACGATATCGCCGGCGAGATGGCCGACCGCGCCGCGCAGTTTCTCGCTGCGCTCGATGGCCCGAGCCGCGAGCAGGCCACGTTCGCGTTCACGGACGACGAGCGCCTGAACTGGCACTTCACTCCCGTCGAGCGCCAGGGGCTGCCGTATCAGCAGCTCGCGCGCGGCGAGCGGCGCCTTGCAGACCGCCTGCTCGCCACGGCATTGAGCCGCGAGGGCCTCGATAAGGCGTTCGGGATCATGTACCTCGATCAGATCCTCTTCGAGCGGGAGCGCCGCGACATCCGCGATCCGGACCGCTACTTCGTGTCGATCTTCGGCGAGCCGGGCGCGCACGGCGCCTGGGGCTGGCGCATCGAAGGGCATCATCTTTCGCTGAACGTCACGCTGAACGAGGGGCGGCTCGTCTCGACGTCGCCGGCCTTCATGGGCAGCAATCCGGCGATCGTCCGCGACGGTCCGCACGCGGGCATGGAAGTCCTCGCGGACGAGCAGCGTCTCGGTCGCGAGCTCCTCGCGATGTTCCAAGGGGAAGCACGCGAGCGCGTGATTTTCCGAGCGGAATCGCCGCGGGACATCTTCACGAGCAATTCGCGCCGCGTCGACATCGGCTCGCCGGTCGGGCTCGCGGTGCGCGACATGATGCCGGAGCAGGCCGATGCGTTGATGGCACTGATCCGCGTTTATCTCGGCCGCATGCGACAAGAGATCGCCGACGCACAGCTGCAGAAGATCATGCAAGCAGACGTCGGCGCGATTCACTTCGCGTGGGCCGGCAGCGCGCAGCCCGGCCAGCCGCACTACTACCGAATCCACGGCCCGACCTTCCTGATCGAGTACGACAACACGCAAAACGACGCGAACCACATCCACTCCGTGTGGCGCGATCTCACGAACGATTTCGGCTACGACGTTCTCGGCGAGCACTACACGACGTCGCACGTGCTATAA
- a CDS encoding TetR/AcrR family transcriptional regulator yields the protein MARTIDRRAARTRQALHQALITLILRKGYEAITVQDIIDEADVGRSTFYAHYTGKEDLLRKGFQALGALLDGESEASGRGGRRGEPLPFSRALFEHACEYKHVYKALVGGRGGTVATNEIRRLLSDVVRRDLARYERAGLPADLVVRFVVETFLSVLGWSLKRKPHVPPAEMDAVFRQLVLQGIGAKHANAPGARAASSPAGAEAPP from the coding sequence ATGGCACGAACGATCGACAGACGCGCGGCGCGGACTCGGCAGGCGCTGCATCAAGCCCTGATTACGTTGATTCTTCGCAAGGGCTACGAAGCGATCACGGTCCAGGACATCATCGACGAAGCCGATGTCGGCCGGTCGACGTTCTACGCGCATTACACGGGCAAGGAAGACTTGCTCCGCAAGGGTTTTCAGGCGCTGGGCGCTCTGCTCGACGGCGAAAGCGAAGCGTCGGGCCGCGGCGGCCGTCGCGGCGAGCCGCTGCCGTTCAGCCGCGCGCTGTTCGAGCACGCCTGCGAGTACAAGCACGTCTACAAGGCGCTCGTCGGCGGCCGGGGCGGCACGGTCGCAACGAACGAGATTCGGCGGCTTCTCTCCGACGTCGTGCGCCGGGATCTGGCGAGATACGAGCGCGCGGGATTGCCGGCGGACCTCGTCGTGCGGTTCGTCGTCGAGACGTTTCTTTCGGTGCTCGGCTGGAGCCTGAAGCGCAAGCCGCACGTGCCGCCGGCCGAGATGGACGCCGTCTTTCGGCAGCTCGTGCTGCAGGGCATCGGTGCCAAGCACGCGAACGCGCCCGGCGCACGCGCCGCTTCATCGCCTGCCGGGGCGGAAGCGCCGCCTTGA
- a CDS encoding DUF2269 domain-containing protein, whose translation MQAARISRFSRRLLLAVHLAATAGVFGLDLALVALGIAGRAGATAAAVYPAAHLIGAWVLSPFAVVSLGSGVALGVLTEWGLLRYWWVTLKLAITAALTAAVLLVLVPRLGVQASAALEASAGAVQPQEPLALVLAPIVAVALLTVAMLLAVFKPAWRLR comes from the coding sequence ATGCAAGCGGCACGGATTTCGAGGTTTTCGCGCCGGCTCCTGCTCGCCGTTCATCTTGCGGCTACTGCGGGCGTTTTCGGTCTCGATCTCGCGCTCGTCGCGCTCGGAATCGCCGGCCGCGCGGGCGCGACCGCGGCCGCGGTCTACCCGGCCGCGCACCTGATCGGCGCATGGGTGCTTTCGCCGTTCGCGGTCGTCTCGCTCGGCTCGGGCGTGGCGCTCGGCGTGCTCACGGAATGGGGGCTGCTTCGATACTGGTGGGTCACGCTCAAGCTCGCGATCACCGCGGCCCTGACGGCCGCGGTGCTTCTCGTGCTCGTGCCGCGCCTCGGCGTCCAAGCGTCCGCCGCGTTGGAGGCTTCGGCAGGCGCCGTGCAGCCGCAGGAACCCCTTGCGCTCGTTCTCGCACCGATCGTCGCCGTCGCGCTGCTGACCGTCGCGATGCTGCTTGCGGTCTTCAAGCCGGCGTGGCGCCTGCGCTGA
- a CDS encoding HAD family hydrolase, which translates to MGIKKGRWPRAVFYDSKGTLFDWPWTWKQAAREIVQKYDAGVDAETFAETWARFFEGFHRRAAAYRYTPVSDLVGQALVTAFKIHDIDGSADDVHFMLDLQDQVQLFPDTEAALQEQQDMGVKVLIYSDVERKYLDMYVSKFKTFKPDFVGTTDQAGFHKPHPKTYYWVLQQTGLDVRDCLYCAGPTFDCQGAMAINMVTAQIRRSGMARDTFLPGDTPADYEVDDLHGVTEILKRNHIG; encoded by the coding sequence ATGGGAATAAAGAAGGGACGGTGGCCGCGCGCCGTGTTCTACGACTCCAAGGGAACGCTCTTCGACTGGCCGTGGACGTGGAAGCAGGCGGCCCGAGAGATCGTGCAGAAGTACGATGCCGGCGTCGACGCCGAGACGTTCGCCGAGACGTGGGCGAGGTTCTTCGAGGGTTTCCACCGTCGGGCGGCGGCGTATCGGTACACGCCGGTCTCGGATCTCGTCGGGCAAGCGCTCGTCACGGCTTTCAAGATCCACGACATCGACGGATCTGCGGATGACGTCCACTTCATGCTGGACCTGCAAGACCAGGTGCAGCTGTTTCCCGACACGGAAGCCGCCCTGCAGGAGCAGCAGGACATGGGCGTCAAGGTGCTGATCTACTCGGACGTCGAGCGGAAATACCTCGACATGTACGTGAGCAAGTTCAAGACCTTCAAGCCCGACTTCGTCGGCACCACGGACCAGGCCGGCTTTCACAAGCCGCACCCGAAGACGTACTACTGGGTCCTGCAACAAACCGGGCTCGACGTCCGGGATTGTCTCTACTGCGCCGGGCCGACCTTCGATTGCCAAGGCGCCATGGCCATCAACATGGTCACGGCGCAGATTCGCCGGTCCGGGATGGCGAGGGACACGTTCTTGCCCGGCGACACGCCGGCCGACTACGAGGTCGACGACCTCCACGGCGTGACGGAGATTCTCAAGCGAAATCACATCGGCTGA
- the panD gene encoding aspartate 1-decarboxylase → MIAKLHGLRVTGADLHYEGSIALDPDHCEQVGLLPFEFVEIWNKATGARISTYVIYGARGSRCCLLNGAAARYCQVGDELIIAARADVDPSELSSVTPRVAIFDASNRLTDLRELRIEPDGPERWRVTPSSPQRARSTG, encoded by the coding sequence ACGGGCGCGGATCTGCACTACGAAGGATCGATTGCGCTAGACCCGGACCACTGTGAGCAGGTGGGCCTGCTGCCGTTCGAGTTCGTCGAGATCTGGAACAAGGCGACCGGCGCGCGGATCAGCACCTACGTGATCTACGGTGCTCGCGGCAGCCGCTGCTGCCTGCTCAACGGCGCAGCGGCGCGCTACTGTCAGGTCGGCGACGAGCTGATCATCGCCGCGCGAGCCGACGTCGATCCGTCGGAGCTGTCGAGCGTGACGCCGCGCGTTGCGATCTTCGACGCGAGCAACCGCCTCACCGACTTGCGCGAGCTCCGAATCGAGCCCGACGGTCCCGAGCGCTGGCGCGTCACGCCCTCATCGCCGCAACGGGCCCGCTCCACCGGATAA